From a region of the Borrelia sp. A-FGy1 genome:
- a CDS encoding phage terminase large subunit, with protein sequence MSLKKNNLEKIENYEKEIESLQKWTLKETSNALKQRIAEVDLESITQINSIKDLKGILDFVKEIKEELNLYNDNRDNIRIHFNTFVPKFSMLHYAYNKARHKAVASSRGLGKTHNSARIWLEYLLEKDNDMTWFRYTESAVYESFVKLFQDIIRQENLKSLFKIGQNKNNGLWEIKSRVSNSVLDFRGGYSSYTLKGIEGKNKLLFDEAIEFPIEPLLKLEGNVKRKDRVELWYLFNYGEPSKYVRTSSTKLIEGLRKRGAYILKLNPEDNIYLDPEYISNLEGFKYLSTDAYHEATGKKVINDNNDNYYKPKSKLNIMSKIIKRKFTS encoded by the coding sequence ATGTCACTAAAGAAGAATAACTTAGAAAAAATAGAAAATTATGAAAAGGAAATTGAATCACTACAAAAATGGACCCTAAAAGAGACTTCAAATGCACTCAAACAAAGAATAGCTGAAGTTGACCTTGAATCAATAACTCAAATTAATTCGATCAAAGATCTTAAAGGGATATTAGATTTTGTAAAAGAAATAAAAGAAGAATTGAACCTTTATAATGACAATAGAGACAATATTAGAATACACTTTAATACTTTTGTTCCTAAATTTAGCATGCTACATTATGCCTACAATAAAGCAAGACATAAAGCAGTAGCAAGCTCAAGGGGCCTTGGTAAAACACATAATTCAGCACGAATTTGGCTTGAATATCTACTTGAAAAAGACAATGATATGACATGGTTTAGGTACACTGAAAGTGCAGTATATGAAAGTTTTGTCAAACTATTTCAAGACATAATAAGACAAGAAAACTTAAAATCTCTTTTCAAGATTGGACAAAACAAAAATAATGGACTCTGGGAAATCAAAAGCAGAGTAAGCAATTCTGTCCTTGATTTTAGGGGGGGATATTCTTCCTACACCCTTAAAGGAATTGAAGGAAAAAACAAATTATTATTTGATGAAGCTATTGAATTTCCCATTGAGCCACTACTCAAATTAGAGGGAAATGTAAAGCGAAAAGATAGAGTAGAATTATGGTATCTATTCAACTATGGAGAGCCTTCTAAATATGTTCGTACAAGTTCTACTAAATTAATAGAAGGACTTAGGAAAAGGGGTGCATACATACTTAAACTCAATCCTGAAGATAACATTTACCTTGACCCTGAATACATATCAAATTTAGAAGGCTTCAAATATTTAAGTACTGATGCATACCATGAAGCTACAGGGAAAAAAGTTATAAATGATAATAATGATAATTATTACAAACCAAAATCAAAACTTAATATCATGAGTAAAATAATTAAGAGAAAATTTACAAGCTAA